A single window of Desulfurella sp. DNA harbors:
- a CDS encoding SAM-dependent methyltransferase, with translation MKLKSLISLANPFKAHYIKEKLNLFGKYLEFSFDFQDCNSMEQIASFLHEKIIDCAVIDAKNCLDFKLDFLDWFFVNLYENNEFDLLISKQTNIEKIGVVTNSQWLYCKKRFNNATISFIREFKSIDQLIADYSAVILPGYITYDSKYEFYTEKINIADMQKPLFEGFACVEFRKNDERFTLLRQFFIKSVYFIGAGVGDKKYATQEAIETIKNLEVCLFDNLMDHALLDFLPDNAILVDVGKRCEHHKLNQSKITDLISTYARMGFRVGRLKGGDPSIFGRLAEEIKVLEDLKINFNIVPGISTINALSIRSGIILTRREVNRGFCVLSAIKHKGAAAEFSKNELSTLPLVFFMGVKVVGKISSSLINEGYSPQTKVALIFSIGTDKEFEIRGTLSDIAYKVNDLKGKLFYDNPPGIFIVGNISSFYYKKSSILQDKRILLPAPIDYKLYFNFKDVGAKPIDYDLSVNYNIESELLKKITNFQAIAVLDLKIAEALIKSFQDKELDIRLLPALITSSGEVFEFFKKYGLQSIKNIDSIRQLEICYVYNYNSNNGFIKKLSKLNNIIKIK, from the coding sequence ATGAAACTAAAAAGTTTAATCAGTTTAGCTAATCCTTTTAAAGCTCATTATATTAAAGAAAAACTAAATTTGTTTGGTAAGTATTTAGAATTCAGTTTTGATTTTCAAGATTGTAATTCTATGGAACAAATAGCTTCTTTCTTGCATGAAAAAATTATTGATTGTGCAGTAATTGATGCAAAAAATTGTTTGGATTTTAAGTTAGATTTTTTAGACTGGTTTTTTGTAAATTTATACGAAAATAATGAATTTGATCTTTTAATTTCAAAACAAACCAATATAGAAAAAATTGGTGTTGTGACTAATAGCCAATGGCTTTATTGTAAAAAAAGATTTAATAATGCAACCATTTCATTTATTAGGGAGTTTAAAAGCATTGATCAATTAATAGCTGATTATAGTGCAGTTATACTTCCAGGTTACATTACATATGATAGTAAATATGAATTTTATACTGAAAAAATTAACATAGCCGATATGCAAAAACCTTTGTTTGAAGGTTTTGCCTGCGTTGAATTTAGAAAAAATGATGAACGTTTTACATTATTGCGTCAGTTTTTTATAAAAAGCGTATATTTTATTGGAGCAGGTGTAGGTGATAAAAAATATGCTACACAAGAAGCTATTGAAACTATAAAAAATTTAGAGGTATGTCTCTTTGATAACTTGATGGATCATGCTTTATTGGATTTTCTTCCAGATAATGCGATTTTAGTAGATGTGGGAAAAAGGTGTGAACATCACAAATTAAATCAATCAAAAATCACTGATTTAATAAGTACATATGCTCGAATGGGTTTTAGAGTAGGCAGGCTAAAGGGAGGAGATCCTTCAATTTTTGGCAGACTTGCTGAGGAAATCAAGGTGTTGGAAGATTTAAAAATTAATTTTAATATTGTGCCCGGTATAAGTACTATAAATGCTTTGTCTATAAGAAGCGGTATTATTCTAACACGAAGGGAAGTAAATAGAGGTTTTTGCGTTTTATCTGCCATTAAACATAAAGGGGCTGCTGCAGAGTTCAGTAAAAATGAATTATCTACTTTACCATTGGTTTTTTTTATGGGAGTAAAAGTTGTTGGTAAAATTAGCAGTTCCTTGATAAATGAAGGTTACTCACCTCAAACTAAAGTTGCTCTTATATTTAGTATAGGTACAGATAAAGAATTTGAAATAAGAGGAACATTGTCTGATATAGCTTATAAGGTTAATGATTTAAAAGGCAAATTATTTTATGATAATCCTCCAGGCATATTTATTGTTGGAAATATATCCAGCTTTTATTATAAAAAAAGCAGTATCCTTCAGGACAAAAGGATTTTGTTGCCAGCACCTATAGATTATAAATTGTATTTTAATTTTAAAGATGTAGGAGCAAAGCCAATTGATTATGATTTGAGTGTTAATTACAATATTGAGAGCGAGCTTCTGAAAAAAATAACTAATTTTCAAGCTATAGCAGTTTTAGATTTAAAAATTGCTGAGGCTTTAATTAAATCTTTTCAAGATAAAGAACTGGATATACGCCTTTTACCAGCACTTATAACCAGTTCAGGTGAAGTTTTTGAATTTTTTAAAAAATATGGCTTACAAAGTATTAAGAATATTGA
- a CDS encoding AmiS/UreI family transporter gives MSQKGLLSKSFLTSVMCFLFFLTFFCHAYAADQAQSVVGKWIAPIIYLGAFALLSQGFMHLDPERKKANEKTVGVITLVVGVMWWPFLIAMISNEGLGPITNFVAGLAGMYAFFFMVLGILEIFSLPKKSLGGIAILIGWLTLAYALFWLLNGLKVSWAYHASIAFVWFVAMNLAGLLMQGKMNEKLVGWVVTFAALYTFAIPAILWSLPAGMQGPF, from the coding sequence ATGAGTCAAAAAGGTTTATTGTCTAAAAGTTTTCTAACATCTGTTATGTGTTTTTTATTTTTTTTGACCTTTTTTTGTCATGCCTATGCTGCTGATCAAGCTCAGTCAGTAGTGGGTAAATGGATTGCTCCAATTATTTATTTAGGTGCATTTGCTTTATTATCTCAAGGATTTATGCATCTAGATCCTGAAAGAAAAAAAGCAAATGAAAAAACCGTTGGGGTGATAACTTTGGTTGTTGGTGTAATGTGGTGGCCTTTTTTAATAGCAATGATTTCAAATGAAGGACTTGGGCCAATAACAAATTTTGTTGCAGGTCTTGCCGGCATGTATGCTTTCTTTTTTATGGTTTTGGGTATACTGGAAATTTTTTCACTACCTAAAAAATCTCTTGGAGGGATTGCTATTTTGATTGGGTGGCTTACGCTTGCTTATGCATTGTTTTGGCTATTAAATGGTTTAAAAGTTAGCTGGGCTTATCATGCATCAATTGCTTTTGTGTGGTTTGTAGCGATGAATTTGGCAGGTTTATTAATGCAAGGTAAAATGAATGAAAAACTTGTAGGATGGGTAGTAACATTTGCAGCTTTGTATACATTTGCCATTCCTGCAATTTTATGGTCTTTACCAGCTGGAATGCAGGGACCTTTTTAA
- a CDS encoding Rrf2 family transcriptional regulator, producing the protein MNIISREIDYAIRILSLLSNIESATVEEISKILYIPKPFAHKIVNKLVKKGYLVSMQGRGGYIGFNKDLDTNKISVLDIMRDLDGYKHVNLCTDDPGACELNPYCSFTYHLQKLELCINKALDNLKLKDIIFRI; encoded by the coding sequence ATGAATATTATTTCAAGGGAAATTGATTACGCGATAAGGATATTGAGTTTGCTTTCAAATATCGAAAGCGCAACAGTTGAAGAAATTAGCAAGATTTTATATATCCCAAAACCTTTTGCACATAAAATCGTAAATAAGCTTGTTAAAAAAGGTTATCTTGTCTCAATGCAAGGCAGGGGTGGATACATAGGATTCAATAAAGATTTAGATACAAATAAAATAAGTGTACTGGATATAATGAGAGATCTTGATGGCTACAAACACGTAAATTTATGTACAGATGACCCAGGCGCCTGCGAATTAAACCCATACTGTAGTTTCACATATCATTTGCAAAAATTAGAACTTTGCATTAATAAGGCTTTAGATAATTTAAAATTGAAAGATATAATCTTTAGAATTTGA
- a CDS encoding cytochrome ubiquinol oxidase subunit I, whose amino-acid sequence MDAELLSRIQFGVTAGFHFIYPPLTIGLGTLIAIIEYMYLKTNDEIYRKMADFWAKLFAINFVIGVASGIVMEFEFGTNWSNYARFVGDIFGAPLAAEGVFAFFLESTFLGLYLVGKNRLSRFMRFFSFLMVAFGSTLSALWI is encoded by the coding sequence ATGGATGCAGAGTTATTGTCTAGAATACAGTTTGGCGTTACTGCAGGCTTTCACTTTATTTATCCACCGCTTACGATCGGTTTGGGTACACTAATTGCAATTATTGAGTATATGTACCTTAAAACCAACGATGAAATTTACAGAAAAATGGCGGATTTTTGGGCTAAACTTTTTGCTATCAATTTTGTTATTGGCGTAGCATCAGGTATTGTAATGGAGTTTGAGTTTGGTACAAACTGGTCAAATTATGCAAGATTTGTGGGAGATATATTTGGGGCGCCATTGGCTGCTGAAGGTGTTTTTGCATTTTTCTTAGAAAGTACATTTTTAGGTTTATATTTGGTTGGAAAAAATAGATTATCCAGATTTATGAGGTTCTTTTCATTTTTGATGGTTGCTTTCGGCTCAACAC